One window of the Pseudomonas sp. S04 genome contains the following:
- the relA gene encoding GTP diphosphokinase, translating to MVQVRAHQPINTDGSINLEAWLDHAVSVDPALDREALKEACEFARQAEQQDNAAKNLWSEGTSSFRTGLEIAEILADLKLDQDSLVAAILYRGVREGQIQLPNVSQRFGPVVGKLIDGVLRMAAISASLSPRQSMVLGTQGQVENLRKMLVAMVDDVRVALIKLAERTCAIRAVKTADDEKRNRVAREVFDIYAPLAHRLGIGHIKWELEDLSFRYLEPDQYKQIAKLLHERRLDRERFISDVMNQLQSELQATGVDADISGRAKHIYSIWRKMQRKGLEFSQIYDVRAVRVLVPEMRDCYTALGIVHTLWRHIPKEFDDYIANPKENGYRSLHTAVIGPEGKVLEVQIRTHAMHEEAELGVCAHWKYKGTDVKSGSNHYEEKISWLRQVLEWHEELGDIGGLAEQLRVDIEPDRVYIFTPDGHAIDLPKGATPLDFAYRVHTEIGHNCRGAKINGRIVPLNYSLQTGEQVEIITSKHGTPSRDWLNPNLGYITTSRARAKIVHWFKLQARDQNVAAGKTLLERELNRLGLPQVDFEKLADKANMKTAEDMFAALGAGDLRLAQLVNLAQQLVEPERGNEQLELIPRKATGYKPGKRGDIQIQGVGNLMTQMAGCCQPLPGDAIVGYITQGRGVSIHRQDCASVLQLGGREPERIIQVSWGPVPVLTYPVDIIIRAYDRSGLLRDVSQVLLNERINVLAVNTRSNKEDNTALMSLTIEIPGLDALGRLLGRISQLPNIIETRRNRTP from the coding sequence ATGGTACAGGTGAGAGCACACCAGCCGATCAACACCGACGGCAGTATCAATCTCGAGGCTTGGCTCGATCATGCGGTCAGTGTCGATCCGGCACTGGATCGCGAAGCCTTGAAGGAAGCCTGCGAGTTCGCTCGACAGGCCGAACAGCAAGACAATGCAGCGAAGAACCTGTGGTCCGAAGGCACCTCGAGTTTTCGCACCGGGCTTGAGATCGCGGAAATTCTCGCCGACCTCAAGCTTGACCAGGACTCCCTGGTCGCGGCGATCCTTTACCGTGGCGTGCGCGAAGGCCAGATCCAGCTGCCCAACGTCAGCCAGCGCTTTGGCCCGGTGGTCGGCAAGCTGATCGACGGCGTGCTGCGCATGGCGGCCATCAGCGCCAGCCTGAGCCCGCGCCAGTCCATGGTGCTGGGCACCCAGGGCCAGGTGGAAAACCTGCGCAAGATGCTGGTGGCCATGGTCGACGACGTCCGTGTGGCCCTGATCAAGCTCGCCGAGCGCACCTGCGCGATCCGCGCGGTGAAAACCGCCGACGACGAAAAGCGCAACCGGGTCGCCCGGGAAGTTTTTGATATCTACGCGCCGCTGGCCCATCGCCTGGGCATCGGTCATATCAAGTGGGAGCTGGAGGACTTGTCCTTCCGTTACCTGGAACCGGACCAGTACAAGCAGATTGCCAAGTTGCTGCATGAGCGGCGCCTCGACCGCGAGCGCTTCATCAGCGACGTGATGAACCAGTTGCAGAGCGAGTTGCAGGCCACCGGTGTCGATGCCGACATCAGCGGCCGAGCCAAGCACATCTATTCGATCTGGCGCAAAATGCAGCGCAAGGGTCTGGAGTTCAGCCAGATCTACGACGTGCGCGCGGTGCGCGTGCTGGTGCCGGAAATGCGCGACTGCTATACCGCGCTGGGCATCGTCCACACGCTGTGGCGGCACATTCCCAAGGAATTCGACGACTACATCGCCAACCCCAAGGAGAACGGCTACCGCTCGTTGCACACGGCGGTGATCGGTCCCGAGGGCAAGGTGCTGGAAGTGCAGATCCGCACCCACGCCATGCACGAAGAAGCCGAGCTGGGGGTCTGTGCGCACTGGAAGTACAAAGGCACCGACGTCAAGTCCGGCTCCAACCACTACGAAGAGAAAATCTCCTGGTTGCGCCAGGTGCTCGAGTGGCACGAGGAGCTGGGGGACATCGGTGGCCTGGCCGAACAGTTGCGGGTCGATATCGAGCCGGACCGGGTGTACATCTTCACCCCCGACGGCCATGCCATCGACCTGCCCAAGGGCGCGACGCCGCTGGATTTTGCCTATCGCGTGCATACCGAGATCGGCCACAACTGCCGTGGCGCAAAGATCAACGGGCGTATCGTGCCGCTCAACTACAGCCTGCAAACCGGTGAACAGGTCGAGATCATCACCAGCAAGCACGGCACCCCGAGCCGTGACTGGCTGAACCCGAACCTGGGCTACATCACCACCTCGCGGGCCCGGGCCAAGATTGTCCACTGGTTCAAGTTGCAGGCGCGCGATCAGAACGTCGCGGCGGGCAAGACCTTGCTCGAGCGCGAGCTCAATCGCCTCGGCCTGCCGCAGGTGGATTTCGAGAAGCTGGCCGACAAGGCCAACATGAAAACCGCCGAGGACATGTTCGCAGCCCTGGGCGCGGGCGATCTGCGCCTGGCCCAACTGGTCAACCTGGCGCAGCAACTGGTGGAGCCGGAACGCGGCAACGAACAGTTGGAGCTGATCCCGCGCAAGGCCACCGGCTACAAGCCCGGCAAGCGCGGCGACATCCAGATCCAGGGCGTGGGCAACCTGATGACGCAGATGGCCGGCTGCTGCCAGCCGCTGCCAGGCGACGCGATCGTCGGCTACATCACCCAGGGCCGCGGTGTCAGCATTCACCGCCAGGACTGTGCCTCGGTGTTGCAACTGGGCGGGCGCGAACCCGAGCGGATCATCCAGGTCAGCTGGGGCCCGGTGCCGGTGCTCACCTATCCGGTGGACATCATCATCCGTGCCTACGACCGCTCCGGTCTGCTGCGTGACGTCTCGCAAGTGCTGCTCAACGAGCGGATCAACGTGCTGGCGGTCAACACCCGCTCGAACAAGGAGGACAACACTGCGTTGATGTCCCTGACCATCGAGATTCCGGGGCTGGACGCTTTGGGGCGGCTGCTGGGGCGAATTTCCCAGTTGCCGAACATCATTGAGACCCGGCGTAACCGTACGCCATAA
- the rlmD gene encoding 23S rRNA (uracil(1939)-C(5))-methyltransferase RlmD, with protein MAKQPRGLRFQPTGGSKAPQIPTGKKQRLSIERLANDGRGIAFFEGRTWFVIGALAGEEVEARVLGAHGKVVEARTERVFVANDLRRPAPCVHAGRCGGCSVQHLPHNEQLALKQRMLAEQLSKVAGVEPEEWAAPLSGAEFAYRRRARVAVRWDIKAKKLEVGFRAAGSQDIVGIDDCPVLVQPLQPIMSRLPEMLRRLSKPQALGHVELFAGSSLAVLLRHMAPLSEADLNILKEFCAFHQAQLWLHGEGEPQPVDAGQVLGYRLERWNLELAYRPGDFVQVNAAVNEAMVAQALDWLQPTAEERVLDLFCGLGNFALPLAQQVREVVAVEGVQTMVERAAANAASNNLHNARFFQADLSQPLADAKWAEERFCAVLLDPPRDGAFEVVRTLASLGAKRLVYVSCNPATLARDTVELIKQGYRLKRAGILDMFPQTAHVEAMALFEAS; from the coding sequence ATGGCCAAGCAACCGAGAGGCCTGCGTTTCCAGCCCACGGGCGGCAGCAAGGCCCCGCAAATCCCGACCGGTAAAAAGCAGCGCTTGAGCATCGAGCGCCTGGCCAATGACGGTCGTGGCATCGCGTTTTTCGAAGGACGCACCTGGTTCGTCATCGGCGCCCTGGCGGGCGAGGAGGTCGAGGCGAGGGTCCTTGGCGCCCACGGCAAAGTCGTCGAGGCCCGTACCGAACGAGTGTTTGTCGCCAATGACCTGCGCCGTCCTGCCCCCTGCGTCCATGCCGGGCGCTGCGGTGGCTGCAGCGTGCAGCATCTGCCCCATAACGAACAACTGGCCCTGAAACAGCGCATGCTCGCCGAGCAGTTGTCGAAGGTCGCCGGGGTCGAGCCCGAAGAGTGGGCTGCGCCGCTGAGCGGGGCGGAATTTGCCTATCGACGTCGCGCCCGAGTGGCAGTGCGCTGGGACATCAAGGCGAAGAAGCTGGAAGTCGGGTTCCGTGCTGCCGGTAGCCAGGACATCGTCGGCATCGATGATTGCCCGGTGTTGGTACAGCCCTTGCAGCCGATCATGAGCCGTTTGCCCGAGATGCTTCGGCGCTTGAGCAAACCCCAGGCCCTGGGGCATGTCGAGTTGTTCGCCGGTTCTTCGTTGGCCGTGTTGCTGCGGCACATGGCACCGTTGTCCGAAGCTGACCTGAATATCCTCAAGGAATTCTGCGCCTTCCATCAAGCCCAGTTGTGGCTGCATGGCGAAGGTGAACCTCAACCGGTGGATGCCGGCCAGGTGCTGGGCTATCGACTGGAACGCTGGAACCTGGAGCTGGCGTATCGGCCGGGGGACTTTGTCCAGGTCAATGCCGCGGTCAACGAGGCGATGGTGGCCCAGGCCCTGGACTGGCTGCAACCGACGGCTGAGGAACGGGTGCTGGATCTGTTCTGCGGCCTGGGCAACTTTGCCTTGCCGCTGGCCCAGCAGGTGCGCGAAGTGGTAGCCGTGGAAGGCGTGCAAACCATGGTCGAGCGCGCTGCTGCCAATGCCGCTAGCAACAATCTGCATAACGCCAGGTTTTTTCAGGCCGATTTATCCCAGCCTTTGGCTGATGCCAAATGGGCCGAGGAACGCTTTTGTGCGGTACTCTTGGACCCACCGCGTGATGGTGCTTTCGAGGTGGTGCGCACACTCGCCTCGCTCGGCGCCAAGCGCCTGGTATACGTGTCGTGCAACCCGGCAACGCTGGCGCGCGACACGGTCGAATTGATCAAGCAGGGCTACCGGTTAAAACGTGCCGGGATCCTCGATATGTTTCCTCAGACGGCACATGTCGAGGCCATGGCGTTATTTGAAGCGAGCTAG
- the cysM gene encoding cysteine synthase CysM — MTLQYPTIADCVGNTPLVRLQRLPGETSNTLLLKLEGNNPAGSVKDRPALSMITRAELRGQIHAGDTLIEATSGNTGIALAMAAAIKGYKMILIMPDNSSAERKAAMTAYGAELILVSQEEGMEGARDLAQRMEAEGRGKVLDQFANGDNPEAHYTTTGPEIWRQTQGTITHFVSSMGTTGTIMGVSRYLKEQSASVQIVGLQPMEGSAIPGIRRWPEEYLPKIYQAERVDRIVDMAQSEAEDVTRRLAREEGIFCGVSSGGAVAAMLRLSREVENAVIVAIICDRGDRYLSTGIFDAPN; from the coding sequence ATGACCTTGCAGTACCCAACTATCGCCGATTGCGTCGGCAACACCCCGCTGGTCCGTTTGCAGCGCCTGCCTGGCGAGACCAGCAACACCCTGCTGCTCAAGCTTGAGGGCAATAACCCGGCGGGTTCGGTCAAGGACCGTCCGGCGTTGTCGATGATCACCCGTGCCGAGTTGCGTGGGCAGATCCATGCCGGCGACACTCTGATCGAGGCGACCTCCGGCAACACCGGGATCGCCCTGGCCATGGCGGCGGCGATCAAGGGTTACAAGATGATCCTGATCATGCCCGACAACTCCAGCGCCGAGCGCAAGGCCGCCATGACGGCCTACGGTGCCGAGCTGATCCTGGTCAGCCAGGAGGAGGGCATGGAAGGCGCCCGCGATCTGGCCCAGCGCATGGAGGCCGAGGGCCGTGGCAAGGTGCTGGACCAGTTCGCCAACGGTGACAACCCCGAGGCGCACTACACCACCACCGGCCCGGAGATCTGGCGCCAGACCCAGGGCACCATTACCCACTTTGTCAGTTCCATGGGCACTACCGGGACCATCATGGGCGTTTCGCGCTACTTGAAAGAGCAGAGCGCCAGCGTGCAGATCGTCGGCCTGCAGCCGATGGAAGGCTCGGCGATCCCGGGCATCCGCCGCTGGCCCGAGGAATACCTGCCGAAGATCTACCAGGCCGAGCGTGTCGACCGGATCGTCGACATGGCCCAGAGCGAAGCCGAAGACGTGACCCGTCGACTGGCCCGCGAGGAAGGCATCTTCTGTGGCGTTTCCTCGGGTGGCGCGGTGGCGGCGATGCTGCGGCTGTCCCGGGAAGTTGAAAACGCGGTGATCGTCGCGATCATCTGCGACCGGGGCGACCGTTACTTGTCGACCGGTATTTTCGATGCGCCCAACTGA
- a CDS encoding sensor histidine kinase encodes MKWSDLPGKHSLFWKLACLLVAFCLLMIWLSWSWGRYMEKQNQFLSHEARATLMGYAAEAEQAWQQGQRAGVDAWLQGMAQREKGWVGVISNELQSLSSHELTAPEIQRLTFLRDMEWPIHAKRLPGLRIPFPQDSSVGSLVLELPKRFMPGRYQVFWRVITNGVIPGLFTLLLCVGLYRLLVVPLNNLREQANAWRADQLSVRLSSQTTNRKDELGELGRAFDHMSERLQSTVALQQQLLRDLSHELRTPLSRLRVASESEQDLAQLRDRIGREVDGMQRLVEDTLQLAWLDTERAPLPDEAIQVQALWEMLTENACYESAWPSTQLQCAVDAECWVRGNLNTLAQALENILRNAIRHSPEGACVRLDGRRDGEFWHLWLEDQGGGVAEADLERIFLPFTRLDGSRPGNGGFGLGLSIARNAVQRQGGQLWAQNTGGGLCLHLRLLAHPSAV; translated from the coding sequence ATGAAGTGGTCTGACCTCCCCGGCAAACATTCGCTGTTCTGGAAACTGGCGTGCCTGCTGGTTGCCTTCTGCCTGCTGATGATCTGGCTGAGCTGGTCCTGGGGCCGCTACATGGAAAAGCAGAACCAGTTTCTGTCCCACGAGGCCCGGGCTACCCTCATGGGCTACGCCGCCGAGGCCGAGCAAGCCTGGCAACAGGGCCAGCGCGCCGGCGTTGATGCCTGGCTGCAGGGCATGGCTCAGCGTGAGAAAGGCTGGGTGGGGGTCATCAGTAATGAGCTGCAATCCTTGAGCAGCCATGAACTCACCGCTCCGGAAATCCAGCGTTTGACGTTTTTGCGTGACATGGAGTGGCCGATCCACGCCAAGCGCCTGCCCGGGCTGCGTATTCCCTTTCCCCAGGACTCGAGCGTCGGCAGCCTGGTGCTCGAATTGCCCAAGCGCTTCATGCCTGGGCGCTACCAAGTGTTCTGGCGGGTGATCACCAACGGGGTGATTCCCGGGCTGTTCACCCTGCTCCTGTGCGTGGGGCTGTACCGCTTGCTGGTGGTACCGCTGAACAATCTGCGCGAGCAGGCCAATGCCTGGCGGGCGGACCAGTTGAGCGTGCGCCTGTCGAGCCAGACCACCAATCGCAAGGATGAGTTGGGTGAACTGGGGCGCGCCTTCGATCATATGTCCGAACGGCTGCAAAGCACGGTGGCGCTGCAACAGCAGTTGCTGCGTGACCTGTCCCATGAACTGCGCACCCCGCTGAGTCGCCTGCGAGTGGCCAGCGAAAGCGAACAGGACCTGGCGCAACTGCGTGACCGCATCGGCCGTGAAGTCGATGGCATGCAGCGCCTGGTCGAAGACACCCTGCAACTGGCCTGGCTCGATACCGAGCGTGCGCCCCTGCCGGACGAGGCAATCCAGGTGCAGGCGCTGTGGGAAATGCTCACGGAAAACGCCTGCTACGAAAGTGCCTGGCCCAGTACCCAACTGCAATGCGCGGTCGACGCTGAGTGTTGGGTGCGCGGCAACCTCAACACCTTGGCCCAGGCCCTGGAAAACATTCTGCGCAACGCCATCCGGCATTCCCCCGAGGGCGCCTGCGTACGCCTCGACGGTCGCCGTGACGGCGAGTTCTGGCACCTTTGGCTGGAGGATCAGGGCGGTGGGGTGGCGGAGGCCGACCTGGAACGGATCTTCCTGCCCTTCACCCGCCTCGACGGCTCGCGCCCGGGCAATGGCGGTTTCGGGCTGGGCTTGAGCATTGCCAGGAATGCCGTGCAACGCCAGGGCGGGCAGTTGTGGGCGCAGAACACCGGAGGGGGATTGTGCCTGCACCTGCGCCTGCTGGCTCATCCCTCTGCCGTCTGA
- a CDS encoding response regulator transcription factor: MTPVPVGSPRILAIEDDLVLGAYVHEHLGRCGFQVTWCQNGKEGLALARAQAFDVVLMDILLPGMDGLAVLTDLRTSDSTPVLLMSALGAEADRISGFRLGADDYLPKPFSMAELRVRIEAILRRVALDRRHVPPTLNTEAHSLRFDDELCDVHFGQQWAGLTRSEYRLLETLNRNGDEVLSKAFLYQHVLQRGYAPHDRSLDMHISQIRRKLKAIGYSEREVRTVWGKGYVLSAVDEVV; encoded by the coding sequence ATGACTCCCGTACCTGTTGGCTCTCCCCGGATCCTGGCGATTGAAGACGACCTTGTGCTCGGCGCTTATGTGCATGAGCACCTGGGACGTTGTGGTTTCCAGGTCACCTGGTGCCAGAACGGCAAGGAAGGGCTGGCGCTGGCCCGTGCCCAGGCCTTCGACGTGGTGTTGATGGATATCCTGTTGCCGGGCATGGACGGCCTGGCGGTACTGACCGACCTGCGTACCAGTGACTCGACGCCCGTGCTGCTGATGTCCGCGCTGGGCGCGGAAGCGGATCGCATCAGCGGTTTTCGCCTGGGCGCCGACGACTACCTGCCCAAGCCGTTCAGCATGGCCGAATTGCGCGTGCGCATTGAAGCCATCCTGCGGCGGGTGGCCCTGGACCGCCGCCACGTGCCACCGACTCTCAATACGGAAGCCCACAGCCTGCGGTTCGACGACGAACTGTGCGATGTGCATTTTGGCCAGCAGTGGGCTGGCCTGACCCGCAGTGAGTACCGGCTGCTGGAAACCCTGAACCGCAATGGCGACGAAGTCCTGAGCAAGGCCTTCCTTTACCAGCATGTATTGCAACGCGGCTACGCACCCCACGACCGCAGCCTGGACATGCACATCAGCCAGATCCGGCGCAAGCTCAAGGCCATCGGCTACAGCGAGCGCGAAGTGCGCACCGTGTGGGGCAAAGGTTACGTCTTGAGCGCCGTCGATGAAGTGGTCTGA
- a CDS encoding response regulator, with amino-acid sequence MLKKMGIKGRVLLLTLLPTSLMALVLGGYFTWMQQSDLQTQLLKRGEMIAEQLAPLVAPAMGHHNEELLERIATQSLEQQDVRAVSFLAPDRSPVAHAGPLMLNPAPTGDNSHLLRRSGSDATRYLLPVFGKHRNLAGEVIPDEADRLLGWVELELSHNGMLLRGYRSLFASLLLIVGGLICTALLALRMGRTINNPLNSIKQAVAQLKDGHLETRLPPLGSQELDELASGINRMASTLQNAQEELQHSIDQATEDVRQNLETIEIQNIELDLARKEALEASRIKSEFLANMSHEIRTPLNGILGFTHLLQKSELTPRQLDYLGTIEKSADSLLGIINEILDFSKIEAGKLVLDSIPFNLRDLLQDTLTILAPAAHAKQLELVSLVYRDTPLSLVGDPLRLKQILTNLVSNAIKFTREGTIVARAMLEDEFEDSVQLRISIQDTGIGLSNQDVRALFQAFSQADNSLSRQPGGTGLGLVISKRLIEQMGGEIGVDSTPGEGSEFWISLSLPKTRDDIEDLPAPPLLGRRVAVLENHELARQALQHQLQDCGLEVTPFNTLESLANGVTIAHQTEQAIDLAVLGITSNDMPPERLNQHIWDLEHLGCKVLVLCPTTEQTLFHLSVPNPHSQLQAKPACTRKLRRALSDLVTPRQVRSEPGEPLSSRPPKVLCVDDNPANLLLVQTLLEDMGAKVLAVESGYAAIKAVQTETFDLVLMDVQMPGMDGRQSTETIRQWESERHCTPLPIVALTAHAMANEKRALLQSGMDDYLTKPISERQLAQVVLKWTGLALRNHAPERADTYGSTSDLLVLDPDEGLRLAAGKADLAADMLAMLLASLEADREAIRVARQSHDHNALIERVHRLHGATRYCGVPQLRAACQRSETLLKQQDPKAHAALEELERAINRLALQARISA; translated from the coding sequence GTGCTGAAGAAAATGGGGATCAAAGGTCGCGTGCTCCTGCTGACCTTGCTGCCGACCAGCCTGATGGCCCTGGTCCTGGGTGGTTATTTCACCTGGATGCAGCAGTCCGACCTGCAGACCCAACTGCTCAAGCGCGGAGAAATGATCGCCGAACAACTGGCACCGCTGGTGGCGCCAGCAATGGGCCATCATAACGAAGAGTTGCTGGAACGCATCGCCACCCAGTCGCTGGAACAACAGGACGTGCGCGCCGTGTCGTTCCTCGCCCCTGACCGCAGCCCTGTGGCGCACGCCGGCCCCTTGATGCTCAACCCGGCACCGACCGGCGACAACTCGCACCTGCTGCGCCGCTCCGGCAGCGATGCCACCCGCTACCTGCTGCCGGTGTTCGGCAAGCACCGCAACCTGGCCGGCGAAGTGATCCCCGATGAAGCCGATCGCCTGCTGGGCTGGGTCGAACTGGAGCTGTCCCACAACGGTATGTTGCTGCGCGGTTATCGCAGCCTGTTCGCCAGCCTGCTGCTGATCGTCGGAGGGCTGATCTGCACCGCCCTGCTCGCCCTGCGCATGGGCCGCACCATCAACAACCCGCTCAACAGCATCAAGCAGGCCGTGGCCCAGCTCAAGGACGGCCACCTGGAAACCCGTCTGCCCCCGCTGGGCAGCCAGGAACTGGATGAACTGGCCTCGGGCATCAACCGCATGGCCAGCACCCTGCAAAATGCCCAGGAAGAATTGCAGCACAGTATCGACCAGGCCACCGAAGACGTGCGCCAGAACCTGGAGACCATCGAGATCCAGAACATCGAGCTGGACCTGGCGCGCAAGGAAGCCCTGGAAGCGAGCCGGATCAAGTCCGAATTCCTCGCCAACATGAGCCACGAGATCCGCACCCCGCTCAACGGCATCCTCGGCTTTACCCACCTGCTGCAAAAGAGCGAACTTACGCCGCGCCAGCTGGATTACCTGGGGACCATCGAAAAGTCCGCCGACAGCCTGTTGGGGATCATCAACGAGATTCTCGACTTCTCGAAAATCGAGGCCGGCAAGCTGGTGCTCGACAGTATTCCGTTCAACCTGCGCGACCTGCTGCAGGACACCCTGACCATCCTCGCCCCCGCCGCTCACGCCAAGCAGCTGGAACTGGTGAGCCTGGTATACCGCGACACGCCGCTGTCGCTGGTGGGGGATCCGCTGCGCCTCAAGCAGATCCTGACCAACCTGGTGAGCAACGCCATCAAGTTCACCCGCGAAGGCACCATCGTCGCCCGCGCCATGCTGGAAGACGAGTTCGAAGACAGCGTGCAACTGCGCATCAGCATTCAGGACACCGGCATCGGCCTGTCCAACCAGGATGTCCGAGCCCTGTTCCAGGCCTTCAGCCAGGCCGACAACTCCTTGTCCCGACAGCCCGGCGGCACGGGGCTGGGGCTGGTGATCTCGAAGCGGCTGATCGAACAGATGGGTGGCGAGATCGGGGTCGACAGCACCCCGGGCGAAGGCTCGGAATTCTGGATCAGCCTGAGCCTGCCCAAGACTCGCGACGACATCGAGGACCTACCGGCCCCGCCACTGTTGGGACGTCGCGTCGCAGTCCTGGAAAACCACGAACTGGCGCGCCAGGCCTTGCAGCACCAATTGCAGGACTGCGGCCTGGAAGTCACCCCGTTCAACACCCTGGAAAGCCTGGCCAACGGCGTCACCATTGCTCATCAGACCGAGCAGGCGATCGACCTGGCGGTCCTGGGCATCACCTCCAACGACATGCCTCCGGAGCGGCTCAACCAGCACATCTGGGACCTCGAGCACCTGGGCTGCAAGGTGCTGGTGCTGTGCCCGACCACCGAACAGACGCTGTTCCACCTCTCGGTGCCCAACCCCCATAGCCAGTTGCAGGCCAAGCCGGCCTGCACCCGCAAGTTGCGCCGGGCTTTGTCCGACCTGGTCACCCCACGCCAGGTGCGCAGTGAACCTGGCGAGCCGCTGTCCAGCCGTCCCCCCAAAGTGCTCTGTGTGGACGACAACCCGGCCAATCTGTTGCTGGTGCAAACCCTGCTCGAAGACATGGGGGCCAAGGTCCTGGCGGTGGAAAGTGGTTACGCGGCGATCAAGGCCGTGCAGACCGAAACCTTCGACCTGGTGCTGATGGATGTACAGATGCCCGGCATGGACGGGCGTCAGAGCACCGAAACCATTCGCCAGTGGGAAAGTGAACGGCATTGCACGCCGCTGCCGATCGTCGCCCTCACGGCGCACGCCATGGCCAACGAAAAACGCGCGCTGCTGCAAAGCGGCATGGATGATTACCTGACCAAGCCCATCAGTGAGCGCCAACTGGCGCAGGTGGTATTGAAGTGGACGGGACTGGCGCTGCGCAATCATGCGCCGGAGCGCGCCGACACCTATGGCAGCACCAGCGACCTGCTGGTACTCGACCCGGATGAAGGCCTGCGCCTGGCCGCCGGCAAGGCCGACCTGGCCGCCGACATGCTGGCAATGCTGCTGGCGTCTTTGGAGGCTGACCGCGAGGCGATTCGCGTGGCCCGCCAGAGCCATGACCACAATGCCTTGATCGAGCGGGTCCACCGCTTGCACGGCGCCACGCGTTATTGCGGGGTACCGCAGCTGCGCGCGGCCTGCCAACGCAGTGAAACCCTGCTCAAGCAGCAAGACCCCAAGGCCCATGCCGCGCTGGAAGAACTGGAACGCGCGATCAACCGCCTGGCCCTGCAAGCCCGGATCAGCGCCTGA
- a CDS encoding 2-hydroxyacid dehydrogenase translates to MRTILFSSQTYDRDSFLAAPANASIELHFQAARLSLDTVALAERFEVVCAFINDDLSAPVLEHLAAGGTRLIALRSAGYNHVDLAAAKRLGLSVVRVPAYSPHAVAEHAVALILALNRRLHRAYNRTREGDFTLHGLTGFDLYGKTVGVVGTGQIGATFAKIMAGFGCQLLAYDPYPNPEVQALGARYLPLAELLAEAQIISLHCPLTADSKHLINSQSLAHLQPGAMLINTGRGALVDTPALIEALKSGQLGYLGLDVYEEEAQLFFEDRSDLPLQDDVLARLLTFPNVIITAHQAFLTREALAAIAATTLQNITEWAAGTPQNRVEG, encoded by the coding sequence ATGCGCACCATTCTCTTCAGCAGCCAGACCTACGACCGCGACAGCTTTCTCGCCGCACCGGCCAACGCCAGTATCGAGCTGCACTTCCAGGCTGCACGCCTGAGCCTGGACACCGTGGCCCTGGCCGAGCGGTTCGAGGTGGTCTGCGCCTTTATCAATGACGACCTCAGCGCGCCGGTGCTGGAGCACCTGGCGGCTGGCGGCACCCGCTTGATCGCCCTGCGCTCGGCCGGCTACAACCACGTCGACCTGGCGGCCGCCAAGCGCCTGGGCCTGAGCGTGGTCCGCGTGCCAGCCTACTCGCCCCATGCGGTGGCCGAACATGCGGTGGCGCTGATCCTGGCGCTCAACCGGCGCCTGCACCGCGCCTACAACCGCACTCGCGAAGGCGACTTCACCCTGCACGGGTTGACCGGCTTTGACCTGTACGGCAAGACAGTGGGAGTCGTCGGCACCGGGCAGATTGGCGCTACGTTCGCCAAAATCATGGCTGGCTTCGGCTGCCAGTTGCTGGCCTATGACCCCTACCCCAACCCTGAAGTGCAAGCTCTCGGCGCACGCTACCTGCCCCTGGCTGAATTGCTCGCCGAGGCACAAATCATCAGCCTGCACTGCCCGCTGACCGCCGACAGCAAGCACCTGATCAACAGCCAGTCACTGGCGCACCTGCAACCCGGGGCCATGTTGATCAACACTGGACGCGGCGCCCTGGTGGACACCCCGGCGCTGATCGAAGCCCTGAAAAGCGGACAGTTGGGCTACCTGGGGCTGGACGTGTATGAAGAAGAAGCCCAACTGTTCTTCGAGGACCGCTCCGACTTGCCCTTGCAGGACGACGTCCTGGCGCGATTGCTGACCTTTCCCAATGTGATCATCACCGCCCACCAGGCGTTCCTCACCCGCGAGGCCCTGGCGGCCATTGCCGCGACTACGTTGCAGAACATTACCGAGTGGGCCGCAGGTACCCCGCAAAACCGCGTCGAAGGCTGA
- a CDS encoding META domain-containing protein, whose translation MKHLVLAGMAAVGLLGCAAEPMKLQQERSYILEWIGERPLIDSSHLTITLGEDGRAYGNGGCNHWFAPYTLDGNQLSFGKVGSTRKLCAPALMEQERRFLQALETVQRWDISPIEQVRFWPATGKPLRWWPEEG comes from the coding sequence ATGAAACACCTAGTGCTGGCCGGGATGGCGGCTGTGGGCTTGTTGGGGTGCGCGGCCGAGCCGATGAAACTGCAACAGGAGCGCAGCTACATCCTGGAGTGGATTGGTGAGCGTCCGCTGATCGACAGCAGCCACCTGACCATCACCCTGGGTGAAGACGGCCGGGCCTACGGCAACGGTGGCTGCAACCATTGGTTCGCCCCCTACACCCTGGACGGCAACCAACTGAGCTTCGGCAAAGTCGGCAGCACCCGCAAGCTGTGTGCACCGGCCTTGATGGAGCAGGAAAGACGCTTCCTGCAGGCGCTGGAAACCGTGCAACGCTGGGACATCTCGCCCATCGAGCAAGTACGCTTCTGGCCCGCCACCGGCAAACCCCTGCGCTGGTGGCCGGAAGAAGGCTGA